A single region of the Nicotiana sylvestris chromosome 6, ASM39365v2, whole genome shotgun sequence genome encodes:
- the LOC104232559 gene encoding pectin acetylesterase 8-like has translation MRRVDSRWYQWIIVLLICSVMKVKAEVIPNKVAKTLVQDAFSKGAVCLDGSPAAYHYDQGSGDGVNNWIVWLEGGGWCRSVEDCGQRFNYSNGSSNHIDSKSFYGLLSNSKTSNPDFYNWHRIMIRYCDGSSYTGDVELVDKVTNQHYRGARIFQAIMDELLAKGMKNATNAILSGCSAGGLGTMFHCDRFRSLLPSTARVKCLSDGAYFLLDNDFKRVNILESTYDGVVNLHNSAKVLPPSCTSRMNPASCFFPQHIQEDIKTPLFILNSAYDSWQIVDTVIPFADRQDFAENCKKNLSKCSPHQQKLLQGFGAEFLSALPKSYSPSQRGMYINSCLMHCQTDHDWSWNSNSDLLNNKTIAKVFGDWFFERDPSQEMVKQHDLPQICSPPS, from the exons ATGAG AAGGGTAGATTCAAGATGGTATCAGTGGATCATTGTCCTACTGATTTGTTCAGTAATGAAAGTAAAAGCAGAAGTTATACCAAACAAAGTTGCTAAAACCCTTGTTCAAGATGCCTTCTCAAAAGGAGCTG TTTGTTTGGACGGAAGTCCAGCAGCATACCATTATGACCAAGGGTCTGGAGATGGAGTCAATAATTGGATAGTTTGGCTTGAG GGAGGAGGATGGTGTAGAAGTGTGGAAGATTGTGGACAGCGGTTTAACTACAGTAATGGCTCCTCTAATCATATTGACAGTAAAAGTTTCTACGGGTTGCTAAGCAACTCTAAAACATCTAATCCAG ATTTTTACAATTGGCACAGAATTATGATCAGATATTGTGATGGATCTTCTTACACGGGAGACGTTGAATTAGTTGATAAA GTTACCAATCAACATTATAGAGGTGCAAGGATTTTTCAAGCGATTATGGACGAACTACTAGCCAAAGGAATGAAGAATGCTACAAAT GCTATTCTATCTGGGTGTTCAGCTGGTGGGTTGGGGACTATGTTCCATTGTGATCGTTTTCGATCTCTATTACCTAGCACAGCTAGAGTAAAATGTCTTTCAGATGGTGCCTACTTTTTGCTCGA CAATGATTTCAAGAGAGTCAATATATTGGAATCAACCTACGATGGAGTGGTTAACTTACAT AATTCAGCCAAAGTGTTGCCCCCATCATGTACTTCAAGAATGAATCCAGCCTCG TGTTTCTTCCCACAACATATACAAGAAGATATCAAGACCCCACTTTTCATACTCAATTCTGCGTATGATTCATGGCAG ATAGTAGACACCGTTATACCATTCGCAGACCGACAAGACTTTGCAGAAAATTGTAAGAAAAACTTAAGTAAATGCTCCCCCCATCAGCAAAAGTTGTTACAAG GTTTCGGGGCAGAATTTTTAAGTGCATTACCAAAATCATATAGCCCTTCACAGAGAGGAATGTATATCAACTCTTGCCTCATGCATTGTCAAACTGACCATGATTGGAGCTGGAATAGTAATAGTGACTTGTTGAATAATAAG ACAATTGCAAAGGTATTTGGTGACTGGTTCTTTGAACGAGATCCCTCACAAGAGATGGTAAAGCAACACGATCTGCCACAAATCTGTAGTCCACCTTCTTAA